From Phosphitispora fastidiosa, one genomic window encodes:
- the murA gene encoding UDP-N-acetylglucosamine 1-carboxyvinyltransferase: MEKLVVRGGKPLSGKVRVSGAKNAVLPIIASALLAEKGICHISGVPCLADVETLIDLLRFMGAEAALEEENLTVNAKTLTNTEAPYDYVSQMRASFLVMGPLLARYGHAKTFLPGGCKIGTRPIDLHLKGFVGLGAEIYRENGFVVAKVKDRLKGGKIYLDFPSVGATENIMMAAALADGITQIQNAAEEPEIVDLANFLNAMGARVTGAGTNVVVIEGQTSLKGAAHQVIPDRVEAGTYMVAAALTGGEIYIENVITEHLKPVIAKLEETGAKVQNGGSGVKVSGAENIAPVNIQTLPYPGFPTDMQPQITALLTRAKGTSMITETVFENRFMHIEELSRMGADIRVDGRVAVVKGVSELNGARVHATDLRGGAALILAGLAAKGETEINFIHHIDRGYEKLEDKFCRLGADIRRVSEG; encoded by the coding sequence TTGGAAAAACTTGTTGTTAGGGGAGGAAAACCTTTATCCGGAAAAGTACGTGTAAGCGGAGCTAAAAATGCGGTTCTGCCTATTATCGCATCAGCGCTTCTTGCTGAAAAGGGAATCTGCCATATCAGCGGTGTCCCTTGCCTGGCTGATGTAGAGACTCTCATTGACTTGCTGAGATTCATGGGCGCCGAAGCAGCCCTGGAAGAGGAAAACCTGACAGTGAATGCTAAAACACTGACTAACACGGAGGCCCCTTATGATTATGTCAGCCAAATGAGGGCCTCTTTTCTTGTTATGGGACCTTTACTCGCCAGGTACGGCCATGCTAAGACCTTTCTCCCCGGAGGCTGTAAAATAGGGACAAGGCCAATTGACCTTCATTTGAAAGGGTTTGTAGGCCTGGGCGCTGAGATTTACAGAGAAAACGGGTTTGTGGTGGCCAAGGTTAAAGACAGGTTAAAGGGAGGCAAGATTTACCTTGATTTTCCCAGCGTAGGCGCCACGGAAAATATTATGATGGCTGCTGCTCTTGCTGATGGAATAACTCAGATTCAAAATGCCGCTGAAGAGCCTGAAATTGTTGATCTGGCAAACTTTCTGAATGCGATGGGAGCCAGAGTTACCGGGGCGGGTACGAATGTTGTTGTCATAGAGGGACAGACATCTCTTAAAGGGGCTGCGCACCAGGTTATCCCTGACAGGGTTGAAGCCGGGACTTATATGGTGGCTGCAGCCTTGACAGGTGGCGAAATATATATAGAGAATGTCATTACAGAACACCTCAAGCCTGTGATTGCCAAGCTTGAAGAGACTGGGGCAAAAGTTCAGAACGGCGGTTCCGGGGTCAAGGTTTCCGGTGCGGAAAACATAGCCCCGGTTAATATTCAAACACTGCCTTATCCGGGTTTCCCTACAGATATGCAGCCTCAAATTACAGCGCTGTTGACCAGAGCAAAGGGAACCAGTATGATAACTGAAACGGTTTTTGAGAACCGTTTTATGCATATAGAGGAACTTAGCCGGATGGGGGCAGATATCAGGGTGGATGGTCGTGTTGCCGTTGTTAAGGGTGTATCGGAGTTGAATGGTGCCAGGGTTCATGCAACTGACCTTAGGGGAGGTGCAGCCCTGATACTTGCCGGATTGGCGGCGAAGGGGGAAACAGAAATAAATTTCATTCACCATATTGACAGGGGTTATGAAAAGCTTGAGGACAAGTTTTGCCGGCTTGGCGCTGATATCAGAAGGGTGAGTGAAGGGTAA
- the spoIID gene encoding stage II sporulation protein D, giving the protein MKKLLILLMAAVVLLIMGVPVWVVVRSVDNEELAGDGSSQPEVRVLNAKTGKLMKLPVEEYLIGVVAAEMPADFESAALKAQAIAARTYAVRRMYRFGAKPGDRHTDAELCTDPTHCQAWESSAELKGKWGKLKYYVYINKIKEAVRDTRGVVITYNNELIDPVYHGSCGGKGTENSEDVWTNMVPYLRSVNCDTEYKQSEFVYQKEMSMENLAAELGELLAKPVTAAAQQSPPIESVSVSSRGRLQEVRVLGQKITGTELRMILGLSSTLLKWNLDGDNIMFTSAGKGHAVGMCQYGANGMALQGNSHEEIIGHYYTGVKLKKIAY; this is encoded by the coding sequence ATGAAAAAACTGCTTATTCTGCTCATGGCTGCAGTTGTATTGCTTATAATGGGCGTGCCCGTCTGGGTAGTCGTCAGGTCTGTGGATAATGAAGAATTGGCCGGTGATGGCAGCAGCCAGCCGGAAGTCAGGGTTCTCAATGCGAAAACAGGAAAGTTAATGAAACTGCCAGTGGAAGAGTATCTTATCGGAGTGGTGGCCGCTGAGATGCCGGCAGATTTTGAGTCGGCAGCCCTGAAGGCACAGGCAATAGCTGCCAGGACCTATGCTGTCAGGAGGATGTACAGGTTTGGCGCTAAGCCCGGTGACCGGCACACTGATGCGGAGCTATGCACTGACCCGACACACTGCCAGGCATGGGAAAGCAGCGCCGAGCTGAAAGGCAAGTGGGGGAAACTTAAGTACTACGTTTACATAAACAAGATAAAGGAGGCAGTAAGAGACACCAGGGGAGTAGTAATTACTTATAATAATGAGCTGATAGATCCGGTATACCATGGTTCCTGTGGCGGAAAAGGCACCGAAAATTCGGAGGATGTTTGGACTAATATGGTCCCATATTTGAGAAGTGTTAACTGTGACACTGAATATAAGCAGTCAGAGTTTGTATATCAAAAGGAAATGTCCATGGAGAATCTGGCTGCGGAACTGGGGGAACTGTTAGCCAAGCCAGTTACTGCAGCCGCACAGCAAAGCCCGCCGATAGAAAGTGTCAGTGTCAGTTCCAGGGGCAGGCTGCAGGAAGTACGCGTATTGGGCCAGAAAATTACCGGAACCGAGTTGAGAATGATCCTAGGTCTGTCTTCAACATTACTAAAGTGGAACCTTGACGGTGACAATATTATGTTTACTTCTGCCGGGAAAGGGCATGCAGTCGGGATGTGTCAATATGGGGCCAACGGGATGGCCCTGCAGGGGAACAGCCACGAAGAAATCATCGGCCACTATTATACAGGTGTCAAACTGAAAAAAATAGCGTACTGA
- a CDS encoding YwmB family TATA-box binding protein: MFTSMGTKKRALYVLLIGIIITLIGLWYVVWRPFSVNNEPEGATVVQVFRASGARFAQLDVNGWEKCEIKPLQADAELYLSRRLQRLFSQEENLPEIKTVGHNGGFITQALGKTEQGITVLATINAAGQPEKQPREQALFTVALSTTNPHCSYDLLYTILDNIMEGNSYHRSTVIRGEISGKVSNDQRRKVIRDMINEAQAHTVNVMENGSMVSVSAHTSKLPERLTTGGESVNINMAARYNSVEKKTIWYVGSPIITSEY; the protein is encoded by the coding sequence ATGTTTACAAGTATGGGTACAAAAAAAAGAGCGCTTTACGTATTATTAATAGGAATAATTATTACGTTAATTGGTTTATGGTATGTAGTTTGGAGGCCATTTTCTGTTAATAACGAGCCTGAAGGGGCAACTGTTGTACAGGTCTTCAGGGCATCAGGAGCCCGGTTTGCACAGCTTGACGTCAATGGATGGGAGAAGTGTGAGATTAAACCTCTTCAGGCAGATGCAGAACTGTATCTAAGCAGGCGGCTGCAAAGGTTGTTTTCTCAGGAAGAGAACCTGCCGGAAATAAAGACAGTCGGCCATAACGGAGGTTTTATAACCCAGGCTCTGGGCAAAACAGAGCAGGGGATTACCGTGCTGGCTACGATAAACGCAGCCGGTCAGCCGGAAAAGCAGCCGAGAGAGCAAGCTTTGTTTACCGTGGCCTTAAGTACCACTAACCCACATTGTTCTTATGACTTACTCTACACTATCCTTGACAATATTATGGAAGGTAACAGCTATCACCGGAGCACCGTCATCAGAGGGGAGATTTCGGGTAAAGTAAGTAATGACCAGAGGAGGAAAGTTATTCGGGACATGATTAATGAGGCTCAGGCCCATACAGTTAATGTCATGGAAAACGGCTCAATGGTAAGTGTTTCCGCACATACTTCAAAGCTGCCGGAACGGTTGACAACAGGCGGGGAGTCAGTTAATATTAATATGGCAGCCAGATATAATTCTGTCGAAAAAAAGACAATTTGGTACGTTGGATCCCCGATAATAACCAGTGAATATTAA